A DNA window from Sylvia atricapilla isolate bSylAtr1 chromosome 6, bSylAtr1.pri, whole genome shotgun sequence contains the following coding sequences:
- the SOCS4 gene encoding suppressor of cytokine signaling 4 — MAENKDGSAKNADVRPKSSRSRSADRKDGYVWSGKKLSWSKKSEHCPDAEAASAAGRSGTNLRSQERKYSCSSIELDLDRSCGHRFLGRSLKQKLQDAVGQCFPIKNCSSRHASGLPSKRKIHISELMLDKCPFPPRSELAFRWHLIKRHTAPISPKAEEWIIADLSQHEDREDQLRDEEIANGGMDSPSQSCDFTDSSSSRGDPRPELVTGKVARSSRDESDMDSDDEVITLCTSSRKRNKPKWETDDELLRMETPPKYHTQIDYVHCLVPDLLQINNNPCYWGVMDKYAAEALLEGKPEGTFLLRDSAQEDYLFSVSFRRYSRSLHARIEQWNHNFSFDAHDPCVFHSPDITGLLEHYKDPSSCMFFEPLLSTPLNRTFPFSLQHICRTVICNCTTYDGIDALPIPPSVKLYLKEYHYKSKVRVLRIDVPEQQS, encoded by the coding sequence ATGGCAGAAAACAAGGACGGCAGCGCGAAAAACGCAGATGTGAGGCCCAAAAGCAGCCGGAGCAGAAGCGCAGACAGAAAGGATGGGTATGTCTGGAGTGGGAAGAAGCTCTCCTGGTCCAAGAAAAGTGAGCATTGTCCTGATGCTGAAGCAGCAAGTGCTGCAGGAAGGTCGGGGACTAATTTAAGGAGCCAAGAGAGGAAGTACAGCTGTTCGTCCATCGAGCTGGATCTAGACCGGTCCTGTGGGCACAGGTTTTTAGGCCGGTCTCTcaagcagaagctgcaggatGCTGTGGGCCAGTGCTTTCCCATAAAGAACTGCAGCAGCCGGCACGCCTCTGGACTGCCATCCAAAAGGAAAATCCATATCAGTGAGCTGATGCTGGATAAGTGTCCTTTCCCCCCACGCTCCGAGCTGGCTTTCCGGTGGCACTTGATCAAAAGGCACACGGCCCCTATAAGTCCAAAGGCAGAAGAATGGATAATCGCTGATTTATCCCAGCACGAGGACAGGGAGGATCAGCTGCGAGACGAGGAGATTGCCAATGGGGGAATGGACTCTCCCTCCCAGTCCTGTGACTTCactgacagcagctcctctcgGGGTGACCCGAGGCCTGAGCTGGTGACAGGTAAGGtggcaaggagcagcagagatgagagTGACATGGACTCCGACGATGAAGTCATAACTCTGTGCACGAGCTCTCGAAAACGAAACAAACCCAAGTGGGAAACGGATGACGAGCTGCTACGGATGGAAACGCCCCCGAAATACCACACCCAGATTGATTATGTCCACTGCCTAGTGCCAGACCTCCTCCAGATCAATAACAATCCCTGCTACTGGGGAGTCATGGATAAATACGCAGCTGAGGCGCTGCTGGAGGGGAAGCCGGAGGGAACGTTTCTGTTGAGAGACTCTGCCCAAGAGGACTATTTGTTTTCCGTGAGCTTCAGGCGCTACAGTCGCTCCCTCCACGCCCGGATAGAGCAGTGGAATCACAACTTCAGCTTTGATGCCCATGATCCCTGTGTCTTCCATTCTCCTGACATCACGGGACTCCTAGAACACTACAAGGATCCAAGTTCCTGTATGTTCTTTGAACCACTTTTATCCACCCCCCTGAACAGgacctttcccttctctctccagcATATATGTAGAACGGTCATTTGCAACTGTACAACTTATGATGGTATTGATGCACTTCCCATTCCTCCCTCGGTGAAGCTGTATCTGAAGGAATATCATTATAAGTCAAAAGTTAGAGTGCTCAGGATTGATGTACCAGAGCAGCAAagctag